In Xyrauchen texanus isolate HMW12.3.18 chromosome 45, RBS_HiC_50CHRs, whole genome shotgun sequence, a single window of DNA contains:
- the LOC127637618 gene encoding V-type proton ATPase subunit E 1-like codes for MALSDADVQKQIKHMMAFIEQEANEKAEEIDAKAEEEFNIEKGRLVQTQRLKIMEYYEKKEKQIEQQKKIQMSNLMNQARLKVLKARDDMISGLLNDARQRLANVARDPSRYSALMDGLILQGFYQLLEPKVNIRCRKQDIGIVQAAVQKNIPIYKASVKDNLEVRIDQDNFLSPEISGGIEMYNTNGKIKVSNTLESRLDLMAQQMMPEIRVALFGANQNRRFMD; via the exons ATTAAGCACATGATGGCTTTTATTGAGCAGgaggccaatgaaaaagcagagGAGATTGATGCTAAG GCAGAAGAGGAGTTCAACATTGAGAAAGGTCGGCTGGTTCAGACCCAGCGTTTGAAAATAATGGAGTATTATGAGAAGAAGGAAAAACAGATCGAACagcagaagaaaat TCAAATGTCCAATCTAATGAACCAAGCTAGACTGAAGGTCCTGAAAGCCCGCGATGACATGATTTCG GGTTTGCTAAACGATGCACGCCAACGGCTAGCAAATGTAGCCAGAGATCCATCCAGATACTCTGCTCTGATGGATGGGCTTATCCTGCAG GGTTTTTACCAGCTCCTGGAACCAAAAGTGAACATCCGTTGCCGCAAACAGGACATTGGTATTGTACAG GCTGCTGTGCAGAAAAACATCCCGATCTACAAAGCATCAGTGAAGGATAATCTTGAAGTACGCATTGACCAGGACAACTTCCTCTCTCCAGAAAT CTCTGGAGGTATTGAGATGTATAATACGAATGGAAAGATTAAGGTGTCCAACACTCTGGAGAGCAGACTGGACCTCATGGCGCAACAG ATGATGCCTGAAATCCGAGTTGCCCTATTCGGGGCAAACCAGAACCGCAGGTTCATGGACTGA